One segment of Candidatus Thioglobus sp. DNA contains the following:
- a CDS encoding protein adenylyltransferase SelO family protein, with protein MINKPSQKIKTLSELAKLADYSLVDNLNCDPDATENGVDYSPRQVFSGHYVPVNPTPIENPEYISHSKSFFSELGLSDNIAQTDDFMRMFSGDTSHAPKPMRPLGWASGYALSIFGTEYTQQCPFQTGNGYGDGRAVSVFETVINAQRWEMQLKGGGRTPYCRGADGRAVLRSSIREFLAQEHMHALGVPTSRSLSLYVSKTQRVNRPWYSQGSRAKDPDMLASEAVAITTRVAPSFIRVGQLELFGRRARKNEHPKAMEELEMIVLHLIDREYANDIDKTLNTADKVVMLAREFRERLTSLVANWIRVGYCQGNFNSDNCAAGGFTLDYGPFGFCDEFSPQFQPWSSGGLHFSFLNQPIAAQRNFQMFCKALQPLLTSHQNQLQQLDEILNSFSKVMQKKMEKMWTAKLGLETFDALLFTELQSLMAQTPVDYTLFFRELSTVPNDIAPLKTSFYRHSTSQDLDQRWSEWFLKWKLLIDSSMNTQEQIAKQMKLVNPKYSLREWFVVPAYQQAAQRDYSLVRELQEVMTQPYAEQTSDVEEKYYQLKPPELFEVGGMSYYSCSS; from the coding sequence ATGATAAACAAGCCATCTCAAAAAATAAAAACACTCAGTGAACTTGCAAAGTTAGCTGATTATTCTCTAGTTGATAATCTTAATTGCGACCCCGATGCAACAGAAAATGGCGTAGATTATTCGCCTAGACAAGTCTTTAGTGGCCACTATGTTCCGGTCAATCCTACACCCATAGAGAATCCAGAATACATTTCACATAGTAAGAGTTTTTTTAGTGAGCTTGGCTTAAGCGACAACATAGCGCAGACGGATGATTTTATGCGGATGTTTTCTGGTGACACCTCTCACGCTCCGAAACCAATGCGACCACTTGGATGGGCGAGTGGGTATGCACTCTCTATTTTTGGCACCGAATACACCCAGCAATGCCCATTCCAAACTGGAAATGGCTATGGTGATGGTCGTGCAGTTTCTGTATTCGAGACTGTTATCAATGCTCAACGATGGGAGATGCAGCTAAAAGGTGGCGGTCGAACACCCTATTGTCGCGGTGCAGATGGCCGCGCCGTATTGCGCTCAAGTATTCGAGAGTTTTTAGCTCAAGAGCACATGCATGCACTCGGTGTTCCAACCTCACGATCTTTAAGTTTATATGTTTCAAAAACGCAAAGAGTCAATCGACCGTGGTATTCGCAAGGTTCGCGAGCGAAAGATCCTGATATGCTAGCATCAGAAGCAGTTGCCATTACAACGCGTGTTGCGCCGTCATTTATACGAGTCGGACAACTCGAACTCTTTGGTCGTCGTGCTCGCAAGAATGAGCATCCAAAAGCAATGGAAGAGCTCGAGATGATTGTGCTGCATTTAATTGATCGTGAATATGCAAATGACATTGACAAGACACTAAATACTGCTGATAAAGTGGTGATGCTCGCACGAGAGTTTCGCGAACGTCTTACATCGCTTGTGGCTAATTGGATACGCGTTGGCTATTGCCAAGGCAACTTCAACAGTGATAATTGTGCGGCTGGTGGCTTTACACTCGACTATGGTCCATTTGGATTCTGCGATGAATTTAGCCCGCAGTTCCAGCCTTGGTCGAGTGGTGGACTTCACTTCTCATTTTTAAACCAGCCTATTGCTGCGCAACGTAATTTTCAAATGTTTTGTAAGGCGTTACAGCCATTATTAACCTCGCATCAAAATCAATTACAACAGCTCGATGAAATTCTAAATAGCTTTTCTAAAGTAATGCAAAAGAAAATGGAAAAAATGTGGACTGCAAAGCTAGGGCTTGAAACTTTTGATGCCTTGTTGTTTACTGAGCTGCAATCACTTATGGCTCAAACACCTGTTGACTACACCCTCTTCTTTCGTGAACTATCAACAGTGCCTAATGATATTGCTCCACTCAAAACAAGCTTTTATAGGCATTCAACCTCTCAAGATCTTGATCAGCGCTGGTCAGAGTGGTTTCTAAAATGGAAGCTACTTATCGATAGTTCGATGAACACTCAAGAACAGATTGCTAAGCAGATGAAACTGGTCAATCCAAAGTACAGTTTGAGAGAGTGGTTTGTTGTTCCTGCTTATCAACAGGCAGCTCAAAGAGATTATTCTCTAGTTCGAGAATTACAAGAAGTTATGACCCAGCCTTACGCTGAACAAACTAGTGATGTAGAGGAAAAATACTACCAATTAAAGCCACCTGAACTCTTTGAAGTTGGCGGAATGTCTTATTATAGTTGCTCATCTTAA